In Streptococcus oralis, a single window of DNA contains:
- a CDS encoding DHH family phosphoesterase: MEICQQILEKIKEYDTIIIHRHMKPDPDALGSQVGLKALLTHHFPEKTIKAVGFNEPTLTWMAEMDTVQDSDYQGALAIICDTANRPRIDDKRYEQAAFTIKIDHHPNDDIYGDLSWVDTSSSSASEMIALFAQENQLTLSSEAARLLYAGIVGDTGRFLYPSTSARTFRIASQLREIDFDFAGLSRQMDTMSFKIAKLQGYVYDHLEVDENGAARVLLTQDILKKYKVTDAETAAIVGAPGRIDTVKAWAIFVEQADGHFRVRMRSKITPINEIAKRHDGGGHPLASGANSYSLEENEQIYKELKEALQIHQG, from the coding sequence ATGGAAATTTGCCAGCAAATTTTAGAGAAAATCAAAGAATACGATACCATTATCATTCATCGTCATATGAAACCAGATCCGGATGCCTTAGGGAGTCAGGTAGGTTTGAAAGCTCTTCTCACACACCATTTTCCAGAAAAGACCATCAAAGCAGTCGGTTTTAACGAACCAACTCTAACTTGGATGGCGGAAATGGATACTGTCCAAGACAGTGACTACCAAGGAGCTCTTGCTATTATTTGTGATACAGCGAATCGTCCTCGTATCGATGATAAACGCTACGAACAAGCTGCTTTCACCATCAAAATCGATCACCATCCAAATGATGATATCTATGGTGACCTATCTTGGGTGGATACAAGTTCAAGCAGTGCCAGTGAGATGATTGCTCTATTTGCTCAAGAAAATCAGCTAACTTTGTCTAGTGAAGCGGCACGACTTCTCTATGCAGGAATTGTCGGGGACACAGGGCGTTTTCTCTACCCGTCAACTAGTGCCCGTACCTTTAGAATAGCTAGCCAGCTCCGAGAAATTGATTTTGACTTTGCTGGACTGTCTCGTCAAATGGATACCATGAGCTTCAAGATTGCAAAATTGCAAGGGTATGTTTATGATCACTTAGAAGTTGATGAGAATGGAGCCGCACGCGTTCTACTTACTCAAGACATCTTGAAAAAATATAAGGTTACAGATGCTGAAACAGCGGCAATTGTCGGAGCACCTGGCCGAATTGATACTGTTAAGGCTTGGGCTATCTTTGTTGAGCAAGCTGATGGTCATTTCCGTGTGCGTATGCGTAGTAAAATCACTCCTATCAATGAGATAGCCAAACGACACGACGGGGGAGGGCATCCATTAGCCAGTGGCGCCAATTCCTATAGTCTAGAAGAAAACGAACAAATATACAAAGAGCTGAAAGAGGCTCTACAGATTCACCAAGGCTAA
- the crcB gene encoding fluoride efflux transporter CrcB, giving the protein MKKEQFYPLGIFLAAMLGGLVRYLISTWLPASPDFPWGTLLVNYLGIFCLVYLVKGYLAHKGTSKGLVLALGTGFCGGLTTFSSLLLDAVKLLDTGRYLSLVLYLIFSIGGGLLLAYVLGRKKW; this is encoded by the coding sequence ATGAAAAAAGAACAATTCTATCCGCTCGGAATTTTTCTAGCAGCTATGTTGGGTGGCCTTGTCCGCTATCTCATTTCCACTTGGTTACCAGCTAGCCCAGACTTTCCTTGGGGGACCCTTCTCGTCAACTATCTGGGAATATTCTGCTTGGTCTATCTGGTGAAAGGCTATCTGGCCCATAAGGGAACTAGTAAAGGCTTGGTTTTGGCGCTGGGGACGGGTTTTTGCGGAGGTTTAACAACCTTTTCTAGTCTACTCTTGGATGCTGTGAAATTGCTCGATACTGGGCGTTATCTTAGTTTAGTCCTGTATTTGATTTTTAGTATTGGAGGAGGTCTGCTCTTGGCTTATGTTCTAGGGAGGAAGAAATGGTAA
- the carB gene encoding carbamoyl-phosphate synthase large subunit — protein MPKRTDIQKIMVIGSGPIIIGQAAEFDYAGTQACLSLKEEGYEVVLVNSNPATIMTDKEIADKVYIEPITLEFVTRILRKERPDALLPTLGGQTGLNMAMELSKNGILDELGVELLGTKLSAIDQAEDRDLFKQLMEELEQPIPESEIVNTVEEAVAFAATIGYPVIVRPAFTLGGTGGGMCANEEELREIAENGLKLSPVTQCLIERSIAGFKEIEYEVMRDSADNALVVCNMENFDPVGIHTGDSIVFAPAQTMSDYENQMLRDASLSIIRALKIEGGCNVQLALDPHSFKYYVIEVNPRVSRSSALASKATGYPIAKLAAKIAVGLTLDEVINPVTGSTYAMFEPALDYVVAKIPRFPFDKFEKGERRLGTQMKATGEVMAIGRNIEESLLKACRSLEIGVHHNEMPELATVSDDALIEKVVKAQDDRLFYVSEAIRRGYTPEEIAELTKIDIFYLDKLLHIFEIEQELGAHPQDLEVLKTAKLNGFSDRKIAELWKTTADQVRQLRLENKIVPVYKMVDTCAAEFDSETPYFYSTYGWENESIKSDKESVLVLGSGPIRIGQGVEFDYATVHSVKAIQAAGYEAIIMNSNPETVSTDFSVSDKLYFEPLTFEDVMNVIDLEQPKGVIVQFGGQTAINLAEPLAKAGVAILGTQVADLDRAEDRDLFEQALKDLDIPQPPGQTATNEEEAVLAARKIGFPVLVRPSYVLGGRAMEIVENEEDLRSYMRTAVKASPDHPVLVDSYIVGQECEVDAISDGENVLIPGIMEHIERAGVHSGDSMAVYPPQTLSRKVQETIADYTKRLAIGLNCLGMMNIQFVIKDEKVYVIEVNPRASRTVPFLSKVTNIPMAQVATKLILGQSLEELGYQDGLYPESTRVHIKAPVFSFTKLAKVDSLLGPEMKSTGEVMGSDTTLEKALYKAFEASYLHLPTFGNVVFTIADDAKDEALDLARRFQNIGYGILATEGTAAFFASHGLQAQPVGKIGDDEQDIPSFVRKGKIQAIINTVGTKRTADEDGEQIRRSAIEHGVPLFTALDTANAMLKVLESRSFVTEAI, from the coding sequence ATGCCTAAACGTACTGATATTCAAAAAATTATGGTGATTGGTTCTGGTCCAATTATTATTGGTCAGGCTGCTGAGTTTGACTACGCGGGGACCCAGGCCTGCTTGTCTTTGAAAGAGGAAGGTTATGAAGTTGTCTTGGTGAACTCAAACCCTGCCACCATCATGACGGACAAGGAGATTGCGGACAAGGTCTACATCGAACCGATCACACTCGAGTTTGTGACACGTATTCTCCGTAAGGAACGTCCAGATGCCTTGCTTCCAACTCTTGGAGGCCAAACAGGGCTCAATATGGCCATGGAATTGTCTAAAAATGGAATTCTAGATGAGCTTGGAGTAGAACTTCTGGGTACTAAATTGTCTGCCATCGACCAAGCAGAGGACCGTGACCTCTTTAAACAATTGATGGAAGAGCTTGAGCAACCCATCCCTGAATCTGAAATTGTCAACACAGTAGAAGAAGCAGTTGCCTTTGCAGCAACAATTGGCTACCCAGTCATCGTCCGTCCAGCCTTTACCCTAGGTGGTACTGGTGGTGGTATGTGTGCCAACGAGGAAGAATTGCGTGAAATCGCTGAAAATGGTTTGAAACTGTCACCTGTTACCCAATGTTTGATTGAGCGTTCCATTGCAGGTTTCAAGGAAATCGAGTACGAAGTTATGCGTGACTCGGCTGATAATGCCCTCGTTGTTTGTAACATGGAAAACTTTGACCCAGTTGGGATTCACACAGGGGATTCCATCGTATTCGCCCCTGCACAAACCATGTCAGACTACGAAAACCAAATGCTACGTGACGCTAGCTTGAGCATCATTCGTGCCCTTAAGATTGAAGGTGGGTGTAACGTTCAGCTAGCACTTGATCCCCATAGCTTTAAGTACTATGTTATCGAAGTAAACCCTCGTGTATCGCGTTCTTCTGCCCTTGCTTCTAAGGCAACTGGTTATCCGATTGCTAAATTGGCAGCTAAGATTGCCGTCGGTTTGACCTTGGATGAGGTCATCAACCCAGTTACAGGTTCAACCTATGCCATGTTTGAGCCAGCCCTCGACTATGTGGTTGCTAAGATTCCTCGTTTCCCATTCGACAAGTTTGAAAAAGGGGAACGCCGTCTGGGCACCCAGATGAAGGCGACTGGAGAAGTCATGGCTATCGGTCGGAACATCGAGGAATCTCTTCTTAAAGCTTGCCGCTCACTTGAAATCGGAGTCCATCACAATGAAATGCCTGAGCTTGCAACGGTTTCAGATGATGCTTTGATTGAAAAAGTTGTCAAAGCCCAAGATGATCGTCTCTTCTACGTTTCAGAAGCTATTCGCCGTGGTTACACACCAGAAGAAATCGCTGAATTGACCAAGATTGATATCTTCTATTTGGATAAACTCTTGCACATCTTTGAAATTGAGCAAGAATTAGGTGCCCATCCACAAGATCTAGAAGTCTTGAAAACAGCTAAGCTAAATGGCTTCTCAGACCGCAAGATTGCTGAACTCTGGAAAACAACTGCCGACCAAGTTCGCCAACTTCGCTTGGAAAACAAGATTGTCCCAGTTTACAAGATGGTCGATACCTGTGCGGCAGAATTTGACTCTGAGACACCATACTTCTATTCAACCTATGGCTGGGAAAATGAATCTATCAAGTCTGATAAGGAATCCGTCCTAGTCCTAGGTTCAGGTCCAATCCGTATCGGACAAGGGGTTGAGTTTGACTACGCAACCGTTCACTCTGTTAAGGCTATCCAGGCTGCTGGTTATGAAGCTATCATCATGAACTCAAATCCAGAGACCGTTTCAACCGACTTCTCGGTATCAGACAAACTTTACTTTGAGCCATTAACTTTCGAAGATGTCATGAATGTTATCGATTTGGAGCAACCAAAAGGCGTTATCGTTCAGTTCGGTGGTCAAACAGCCATCAACCTTGCGGAGCCTTTGGCAAAAGCAGGTGTGGCCATCCTTGGTACCCAAGTAGCTGACCTAGACCGTGCCGAAGACCGTGACCTCTTCGAGCAAGCCCTTAAAGACTTGGATATTCCACAGCCACCAGGACAAACAGCAACTAATGAAGAAGAAGCGGTGCTTGCTGCTCGCAAGATTGGTTTCCCAGTCCTCGTTCGTCCATCTTATGTCTTGGGTGGACGTGCTATGGAAATAGTAGAAAACGAAGAAGACCTTCGTTCTTACATGCGTACCGCTGTTAAGGCTAGTCCAGACCATCCAGTCCTTGTCGATTCATACATTGTTGGGCAAGAGTGCGAAGTTGATGCCATTTCAGATGGAGAAAATGTTCTCATACCTGGTATCATGGAGCATATCGAACGTGCCGGTGTCCACTCAGGTGACTCCATGGCTGTTTATCCTCCACAAACCTTGTCGCGAAAGGTTCAGGAAACTATCGCAGACTACACCAAACGCCTAGCAATCGGCCTTAACTGTCTTGGGATGATGAACATCCAGTTTGTCATCAAGGATGAAAAAGTCTACGTTATTGAGGTCAATCCACGTGCCAGCCGTACGGTGCCATTCCTTTCTAAGGTAACTAATATTCCTATGGCTCAGGTAGCGACTAAGCTCATTCTTGGGCAAAGTCTTGAAGAACTTGGCTATCAAGATGGACTTTATCCAGAAAGCACTCGCGTTCATATCAAGGCGCCAGTCTTCTCCTTTACCAAGCTAGCTAAGGTAGACAGCTTGTTAGGTCCTGAAATGAAGTCAACAGGGGAAGTCATGGGTTCTGATACAACTCTTGAAAAAGCTCTCTACAAGGCTTTTGAAGCTTCTTACCTGCACTTGCCAACCTTTGGAAATGTTGTCTTTACCATCGCAGATGATGCCAAAGATGAAGCCTTGGACTTGGCTCGTCGTTTCCAAAATATCGGCTACGGTATCCTCGCGACAGAAGGGACAGCAGCCTTCTTTGCCAGTCATGGACTTCAAGCCCAACCTGTTGGTAAGATTGGTGACGATGAACAAGATATCCCAAGCTTTGTCCGCAAAGGGAAAATTCAAGCGATCATCAATACTGTCGGAACCAAACGAACTGCTGACGAAGATGGTGAGCAAATCCGTCGTTCAGCCATTGAACACGGTGTGCCCCTCTTCACAGCCCTAGACACAGCAAATGCCATGCTCAAGGTGCTAGAAAGCCGTAGTTTTGTCACAGAAGCGATCTAG
- a CDS encoding flavodoxin — protein sequence MALAKIVFASMTGNTEEIADIVADKLRDLGLDVDVDECTTVDASDFLETDIAIVATYTYGDGELPDEMMDFYEDLADLNLNGKIYGVVGSGDTFYDEFCKAVDDFDRVFVATGAEKGSECVKVDLSAEEEDIERLEQFAEELAAKVG from the coding sequence ATGGCATTAGCAAAAATTGTATTTGCCAGTATGACCGGTAATACCGAAGAAATTGCAGATATTGTAGCAGACAAATTGCGTGACTTGGGCTTGGATGTCGATGTGGATGAATGTACGACTGTTGACGCTTCAGACTTCTTGGAGACGGATATCGCAATCGTTGCGACCTATACTTACGGTGATGGAGAATTGCCAGATGAGATGATGGACTTCTACGAAGACCTAGCCGATCTCAACTTGAATGGCAAAATTTACGGAGTGGTCGGTTCAGGAGATACCTTCTACGACGAATTCTGTAAGGCTGTCGATGACTTTGATCGCGTTTTTGTAGCGACAGGAGCAGAAAAAGGTTCAGAGTGTGTTAAAGTGGACCTCTCTGCCGAAGAAGAAGACATCGAGCGTTTGGAACAATTCGCAGAAGAATTGGCTGCAAAAGTAGGATAA
- the nth gene encoding endonuclease III: protein MVLSKKRARHVIEEIIALFPDAKPSLDFRNHFELLVAVMLSAQTTDAAVNKATPGLFAAFPTPQAMSVATESEIASHISRLGLYRNKAKFLKKCAQQLLDDFDGQVPQTREELESLAGVGRKTANVVMSVGFGIPAFAVDTHVERICKHHDIVKKSATPLEVEKRVMDVLPPEEWLAAHQAMIYFGRAICHPKNPECDHYPQLYDFSNV, encoded by the coding sequence ATGGTTTTATCCAAGAAACGTGCCCGTCATGTCATTGAGGAAATTATTGCCCTTTTTCCAGATGCCAAACCAAGTCTAGATTTTCGCAATCATTTTGAACTCTTGGTTGCGGTGATGTTGTCAGCTCAGACGACAGATGCAGCGGTAAATAAGGCCACGCCAGGTCTCTTTGCTGCTTTTCCAACACCACAAGCCATGTCTGTCGCGACTGAAAGTGAAATTGCTTCACACATTTCTCGTCTGGGACTGTATCGAAATAAGGCTAAATTCCTTAAAAAATGTGCTCAACAATTACTAGATGATTTTGACGGGCAAGTACCTCAGACTCGAGAGGAATTAGAAAGTCTAGCGGGTGTTGGTCGTAAAACAGCAAATGTCGTCATGAGTGTGGGGTTTGGAATCCCAGCCTTCGCAGTCGATACTCATGTGGAGCGTATTTGCAAACATCACGATATCGTTAAAAAATCAGCTACGCCACTTGAAGTAGAAAAACGTGTCATGGACGTCCTACCACCAGAAGAGTGGTTAGCAGCCCACCAGGCCATGATTTACTTTGGACGAGCTATCTGTCATCCCAAAAATCCAGAATGCGATCACTATCCCCAATTATATGATTTTAGTAATGTTTAA
- the pyrR gene encoding bifunctional pyr operon transcriptional regulator/uracil phosphoribosyltransferase PyrR, which yields MKTKEVVDELTVKRAITRITYEIIERNKDLNKIILAGIKTRGVFIAHRIKERLEQLENITVPVVELDTKPFRDDVKSGEDTSLISVDVTDREVILVDDVLYTGRTIRAAIDNIVGHGRPARVSLAVLVDRGHRELPIRPDYVGKNIPTSRSEEIIVEMTELDGQDRVLITEEA from the coding sequence ATGAAGACAAAAGAAGTTGTAGACGAATTGACTGTCAAACGAGCGATTACGCGAATTACTTATGAGATTATTGAGCGCAATAAAGATTTGAATAAAATTATCCTAGCTGGGATAAAAACGCGTGGTGTTTTCATCGCTCATCGTATCAAAGAACGCTTGGAGCAGTTGGAAAACATCACTGTTCCTGTTGTGGAATTGGACACCAAGCCTTTCCGTGATGATGTTAAAAGCGGAGAAGATACTTCTTTGATTTCTGTTGATGTGACAGACCGTGAAGTTATCTTGGTGGATGATGTACTCTATACAGGCCGTACCATCCGTGCTGCTATTGATAACATTGTCGGCCATGGTCGTCCTGCGCGCGTGAGTCTTGCGGTGCTAGTTGACCGTGGACATAGAGAATTGCCTATCCGTCCAGATTACGTTGGGAAAAATATCCCAACCAGTCGTTCTGAAGAAATCATCGTAGAGATGACAGAACTTGATGGCCAAGACAGAGTTCTGATTACTGAAGAAGCTTAG
- a CDS encoding aspartate carbamoyltransferase catalytic subunit, translating to MSENQQALNHVVSMEDLTVDQVMKLIKRGIEFKNGAQLPYENKPIVSNLFFEDSTRTHKSFEVAEIKLGLERLDFDVKTSSVNKGETLYDTILTLSALGVDVCVIRHPEVDYYRELIASPSITTSIINGGDGSGQHPSQSLLDLMTIYEEFGHFEGLKVAIAGDLDHSRVAKSNMQILKRLGAELYFAGPEEWRSQEFADYGQFVTIDEIVDQVDVLMLLRVQHERHESGAVFSKEDYHAQHGLNQERYNRLKETAIIMHPAPVNRDVEIADHLVEAPKSRIVQQMTNGVFVRMAILESVLASRNAN from the coding sequence ATGTCAGAAAATCAACAAGCATTGAACCATGTGGTTTCCATGGAAGACCTTACAGTTGATCAAGTGATGAAATTGATTAAACGAGGAATCGAGTTTAAAAACGGAGCCCAACTTCCCTACGAGAACAAACCTATCGTATCGAATCTCTTCTTTGAAGATTCTACACGGACACATAAGTCCTTTGAAGTGGCAGAGATTAAGCTAGGGTTGGAGCGACTAGACTTTGATGTGAAGACTAGTTCGGTCAATAAGGGTGAGACACTGTATGATACTATCTTGACCCTATCTGCTCTAGGAGTGGATGTCTGTGTGATTCGCCACCCAGAGGTTGACTATTACAGAGAGTTGATTGCGAGTCCGTCGATTACAACTTCTATTATCAATGGTGGTGATGGTTCGGGACAACATCCTAGCCAGAGCTTGCTTGATTTGATGACTATTTATGAGGAATTTGGCCACTTTGAGGGTCTCAAGGTTGCTATTGCAGGCGACTTGGACCACTCACGCGTTGCCAAATCCAATATGCAAATTTTGAAACGCTTGGGAGCTGAACTGTACTTTGCAGGACCTGAGGAATGGAGAAGTCAAGAGTTTGCGGACTATGGACAGTTTGTAACTATTGATGAGATTGTTGATCAGGTGGATGTTTTGATGTTACTCCGCGTTCAACATGAACGCCATGAAAGTGGAGCTGTTTTTTCAAAAGAAGACTACCATGCTCAACACGGCTTGAACCAAGAACGCTATAATCGCTTAAAAGAAACAGCAATCATTATGCATCCTGCTCCAGTGAATCGAGATGTGGAAATTGCTGACCACTTGGTTGAAGCGCCAAAATCACGCATTGTCCAACAAATGACCAATGGTGTCTTTGTTCGAATGGCAATCTTAGAATCCGTATTGGCGAGTAGAAACGCCAACTAA
- a CDS encoding carbamoyl phosphate synthase small subunit gives MTKRLLVLEDGTVFEGKAFGADIDVTGEIVFNTGMTGYQESITDQSYNGQILTFTYPLVGNYGINRDDYESIIPTCKGVVVFEEARRASNWRNQMTLDEFLKAKKIPGISGIDTRALTKIIRKHGTMRATLTHVGDSMDHVTDQLQATVLPTDNIKQVSTKTSYPAPGVGLSVVLVDFGLKHSILRELSKRNCNVTVVPYSTTAEEILHLNPDGVMLSNGPGNPEDVPEALDMIRGVQGKIPIFGICMGHQLFAMANGAKTYKMKFGHRGFNHAVREIATGRVDFTSQNHGYAVSREDLPEHLIITHEEINDKSVEGVRHRYQPGFSVQFHPDAAPGPHDASYLFDEFIEMMEAFKQAN, from the coding sequence ATGACAAAAAGACTTCTAGTATTAGAAGATGGTACAGTTTTTGAAGGCAAGGCCTTCGGAGCAGATATTGATGTAACAGGCGAAATCGTCTTTAATACAGGGATGACCGGCTACCAAGAATCCATTACAGACCAGTCTTATAATGGACAAATCTTGACCTTTACTTATCCTTTGGTAGGAAATTATGGCATTAACCGTGATGATTATGAATCCATCATTCCAACTTGTAAGGGAGTTGTCGTTTTTGAAGAGGCGCGTCGAGCTAGCAACTGGCGCAACCAAATGACCTTGGATGAATTTTTGAAAGCCAAGAAAATTCCAGGTATTTCAGGGATTGATACGCGTGCCCTTACTAAGATTATCCGTAAGCATGGTACGATGCGTGCAACCTTGACTCACGTCGGGGACAGTATGGACCATGTGACGGACCAGCTCCAAGCAACAGTCTTGCCAACAGACAATATCAAACAGGTTTCTACTAAAACTTCCTATCCAGCTCCAGGAGTTGGTTTGAGTGTGGTCTTAGTAGACTTTGGTCTCAAGCACTCAATCTTACGTGAACTTTCTAAGCGTAACTGTAACGTTACGGTTGTTCCTTATTCAACAACAGCGGAAGAAATTCTCCACCTAAATCCTGATGGAGTTATGTTGTCAAATGGTCCAGGTAACCCAGAAGATGTTCCAGAAGCACTAGACATGATTCGTGGTGTGCAAGGGAAAATTCCAATTTTCGGTATTTGTATGGGACACCAACTCTTTGCTATGGCAAACGGGGCGAAGACCTACAAGATGAAATTTGGTCACCGTGGATTTAACCACGCGGTACGTGAAATTGCAACAGGACGCGTAGACTTTACCAGCCAAAACCACGGTTATGCAGTTAGCCGTGAGGACTTGCCAGAGCATTTGATCATTACCCACGAAGAAATCAATGACAAGTCAGTTGAAGGAGTTCGCCACAGATACCAACCAGGTTTCTCTGTTCAATTCCACCCAGATGCAGCTCCCGGCCCACACGACGCTAGCTACCTCTTTGACGAATTTATCGAGATGATGGAAGCTTTTAAACAAGCAAACTAA
- a CDS encoding lantibiotic ABC transporter permease, with product MEKNRLYILISAGVAILGSLLPWASLNAGSFGSYSVNGYQGDGWFVIIAAIVSIVLACLNNMNKAMPKGFSIGVIVAGAIATLVTLNSLFNVNKYMSNFGGYGISIGFGLILAILASIALVVTGLLAMSGGKITKESFTELAESGKDFAQTVGRVTSSTVKTAVEEIKKESQERKKEETTADKTETAKEETEQKEEAKEPANVEAESTEENAEPVKEETTESESDSETKTEAEPVAEPTETEAEAETVTESTETEITESEKEAKLAAENTEPVKETEVKNQQEEKTPNQEN from the coding sequence ATGGAAAAAAATCGTTTGTATATTCTCATTTCTGCTGGAGTAGCCATCCTTGGTTCACTTTTGCCATGGGCTAGTTTAAATGCAGGTTCTTTTGGATCCTATAGCGTGAATGGTTACCAAGGAGATGGGTGGTTTGTCATTATCGCAGCTATTGTGTCTATTGTTCTTGCTTGCTTGAATAATATGAATAAAGCAATGCCTAAAGGGTTCTCAATTGGTGTCATTGTTGCAGGTGCAATTGCAACTCTTGTCACACTAAATAGTCTCTTTAATGTAAATAAGTACATGTCTAACTTTGGTGGATATGGCATTTCAATCGGCTTTGGTTTGATTTTAGCTATTCTTGCTAGCATTGCACTTGTTGTAACTGGTCTCTTGGCAATGTCAGGTGGTAAAATTACAAAAGAGTCATTTACTGAATTAGCTGAGTCTGGTAAAGATTTTGCTCAGACTGTCGGACGTGTAACAAGCTCTACCGTTAAAACTGCAGTAGAAGAAATCAAAAAAGAATCTCAAGAACGTAAAAAAGAAGAAACTACAGCTGATAAAACAGAGACAGCTAAAGAGGAAACCGAGCAAAAAGAAGAAGCTAAGGAACCAGCTAATGTGGAAGCTGAGTCAACAGAAGAAAACGCAGAACCAGTAAAAGAAGAAACTACTGAATCTGAATCTGACTCTGAAACAAAAACAGAAGCTGAGCCAGTAGCCGAACCAACAGAAACAGAGGCTGAAGCTGAAACTGTAACAGAATCAACAGAAACAGAAATTACTGAATCTGAAAAAGAAGCAAAATTAGCAGCAGAAAACACAGAACCAGTAAAAGAAACAGAAGTAAAAAATCAACAAGAAGAAAAAACTCCAAATCAAGAGAACTAA
- a CDS encoding type B 50S ribosomal protein L31, giving the protein MKKDIHPEYRPVVFMDTTTGYKFLSGSTKRSNETVEFEGETYPLIRVEISSDSHPFYTGRQKFTQADGRVDRFNKKYGLK; this is encoded by the coding sequence ATGAAAAAAGATATCCATCCAGAATATCGCCCAGTTGTCTTCATGGACACAACTACTGGTTACAAATTCCTTAGCGGTTCAACAAAACGCTCTAACGAAACTGTTGAGTTTGAAGGCGAAACTTACCCATTGATCCGTGTGGAAATTTCATCAGACTCACACCCATTCTACACTGGACGTCAAAAGTTCACTCAAGCAGATGGACGCGTGGATCGTTTCAACAAAAAATACGGTCTCAAATAA
- a CDS encoding chorismate mutase, giving the protein MNLDIIRQEIDQIDDQIVKLLEERMHLVEGVVAYKKASGKPILDTKREEIIFEKVRNRVEDKCYQETIVATFSDILKRSRDYQDQNIK; this is encoded by the coding sequence ATGAACTTAGATATTATTCGGCAAGAAATTGATCAAATCGACGACCAAATCGTTAAGCTCCTAGAAGAACGAATGCATTTGGTTGAGGGAGTAGTTGCCTATAAGAAAGCCTCTGGAAAACCTATTTTAGATACTAAGAGAGAAGAAATCATTTTTGAAAAAGTCAGAAATAGAGTAGAAGATAAGTGCTATCAGGAGACCATTGTTGCGACTTTTTCAGACATTCTCAAACGTTCGCGTGATTATCAGGATCAAAATATCAAATGA